A window of the Oncorhynchus masou masou isolate Uvic2021 chromosome 13, UVic_Omas_1.1, whole genome shotgun sequence genome harbors these coding sequences:
- the LOC135551989 gene encoding large ribosomal subunit protein eL14-like: protein MVFKRYVEIGRVAYISFGPHAGSLVAIVDVIDQNRALVDGPCTGVKRQSMPFKCMQLTDYVIKVPHSARQKFVRRAWEKAQVTEKWAESNWAKKIEARQKRAQMSDFDRFKVMKAKRMRNKIIKHEVKKLQKEAAKKA, encoded by the exons ATG GTGTTCAAGCGCTACGTCGAGATTGGCCGCGTCGCCTACATCTCTTTCGGACCCCACGCAGGCAGCCTGGTGGCCATCGTCGATGTCATTGACCAAAACCGA GCGCTGGTGGATGGTCCCTGCACAGGGGTGAAGAGGCAGTCGATGCCTTTCAAGTGCATGCAGCTCACTGACTACGTCATCAAAGTACCACACAG CGCTCGTCAGAAGTTTGTGAGACGCGCCTGGGAGAAGGCCCAAGTCACCGAGAAGTGGGCAGAAAGCAACTGGGCCAAAAAGATCGAAGCCAGACAAAAG AGGGCCCAGATGTCCGACTTTGACCGCTTCAAGGTGATGAAGGCCAAAAGGATG AGGAACAAGATCATCAAGCACGAGGTGAAAAAGCTGCAGAAAGAGGCAGCGAAGAAGGCATGA